The genomic segment TTGAGATGGCAAGACATCCGGTCTATGTCAATAATATTCTGTACTTCTACGAACCCACGGGGAATAAAGACCCGGCAACCAGGATCCGCCGGGAAGATATGATTGCTAAAATTGTCGAGAAAAATCCCCTGAACAGAGATACCTGCATCTTAAGGGGCGATATGGGATGAAGCCCGGCGATTATGTACTTAATCTCATCAAAGATGCACCAAAAAATCGTCGGACAATCGCACTTATTCGGCATTCAAAGAGAGAATCGTTTAATGGGATTCCTGACGAGCTTCGTGATTCTGTCGGAATTACTGAGGAGGGCATTGTAATGGCCAGAGAATTTGGTGAAGCAATGAATCAAATCCCCTCTGTAAAGAGGCTTCTCCTTGGTCATACCATAGCGAAAAGAGCGGAGATGACGGCTCAGTCAATTTTTGATGGATATTGCTCTGAAAGTCAGGCAAGGATTCTCGGATGCGAACCGACAATAACAAGTCCGGTCGTAAATCTCGATAATCTGGTAAAGGTAAGAAACACATTCGGGTGGTCAAATCTCATCATAAAATGGTTGGATGAGAAAATTCCAGGAAATACCCTTCGGAACCCGTATGAATATACTGATGAGACTTTGAGGAATGTATTGCATTATCCGGGACTGGGCAGGGGCGAATTATTGATCATCGTTGCTCATGACATTACTCTCTTTCCCCTAATTTACAGTTTATTTGGTGAAAATGTAAAGTCAATCGAATTCCTCAACGGAATCGTCATTTCAGCGGATACGAACATTGCTGAAATATCATTTGTTGATGCGAAAAACACATTCAAGACGGAGCGTAGAATTTCATGACTGATCGAAAGATGATTGCAGTGATAGGTGATGCAAATCTGCCTGAGAACTCAGAAAAATATATTCTGGCGGAAAAACTTGGTTGTTGTCTGATTGATAATGGATTTCAATTGATTACCGGTGGACTTGGTGGAGTTATGGAGGCAGCCTCAAAAGGGGCAAGAAATTCATCCCATTATAGGTCTGGTGATACAATAGGTATTATTCCAGGCAATGATCCATGTGAAGCAAACCAGTACGTCGATATTTGTATACCTACTGGTCTGGACATTGGCCGGAATATTATAGTTTCAAATGCAGACGCGGTAATTGCAATAGGCGGAGGTGCAGGCACACTTTCTGAGATGGCAAATGCCTGGGCTCTAAAGCGTTTGATTATTGGATATCGTGTTGAAGGATGGAGCGGAAAACTCGCGGATCAGAAGATCGATTCCCGTAAAAGGTATCCTGAGATCGCTGAAGATCGAGTCTATGGTGTTAACACAGAGATTGAAGCATTAAATGTGCTTAAATTATTGCCAATGTATGATAAGAGGCATAAAGTGATCAGGGAACGGATTGCCAGATAAACTGATTTCAACATCACATTCATCGGAATAAAACCAGTATTTGGGCTTTGTAGGGAACTCTCTTGATCAATACTACAAAGTCTCTTTGATCTGTTTTATTCCTAGTCCGACCCCCTCACGGGATCTTTGCCGCGGCCTTCACGGCGAGGTCCTTGAGCAGTTCATAATCGGGATCAGGCCCGACGGTCACGAACATCTCATAGATATCGTATTGCGAGAAGGTGATCACGTAGTGAATGTGGTCCTCGGTCGCATTCCGGTCCCGTCCGATCAGTTTGAATGCCGCGGAGTTCTCCCCGATGGCGGGCGGGTCGAGCACTTCGTTTCGTCCGATGGAGTAGGTCTCATAGTCGGAGTCGACCATCTTCGTGGCATTTCCTTCGGGGAAGGTGATGAGTTTCTGCGAGATGACAAGGTCCCCCGGCTTTGGTGCCGGGTCTTCTGAAAAAAATTCCACAAATCCGACATCGGCCCCGAACGCTCTCATGGTCGGAGAGAGTTCAGACTCGGGTATCTAACTTGTATCTGGGCGGGGCATAATCTGCGGGGAGATCCTCTTTGGTTAAGAAGAGGTCGAAGAACTCTGTTCTCTGGGTGTCGGGCGCGGCAGGAGTGGTCGCCGTTGTGGGCACAGGTGTCTCCGGGATGGCGTCGGCGTGCCCTTCTGCAGGAGGCACCGGCCCGATGAGCAGGATCGCCGCGATCATGACTATGACAAGAACATACACCGAGGCCGGCACCCAGAACAACCTGCTTTTTCTGGTGAATGCCGCTTCGCCGCGGTTGATCCTGTCCGCCGTCCTGTAAGCATCGTATA from the Methanofollis sp. genome contains:
- a CDS encoding TIGR00725 family protein; its protein translation is MTDRKMIAVIGDANLPENSEKYILAEKLGCCLIDNGFQLITGGLGGVMEAASKGARNSSHYRSGDTIGIIPGNDPCEANQYVDICIPTGLDIGRNIIVSNADAVIAIGGGAGTLSEMANAWALKRLIIGYRVEGWSGKLADQKIDSRKRYPEIAEDRVYGVNTEIEALNVLKLLPMYDKRHKVIRERIAR